A region from the Kineothrix sp. IPX-CK genome encodes:
- a CDS encoding transketolase family protein — translation MSEIIATREAYGRALCKCGDREDIVVFDADLTICTMSCYFAEKYPDRFFNAGIAEANMIGMSAGVAATGKTAVCHTFAMFAAGRGYDQIRNSVCYPGLNVKVIGTHAGLSVGEDGATHQCIEDLSLMRTIPGMTVICPCDANETEEAVKAMLNFDGPCYLRLGRSGVENITGHISDYKFELGKGVVLKDGGDVSIIATGQMVQIALTAARILEDKGIHAMVINMHTIKPFDKEIVMMAARKTRAVVTSEEHNIVGGLGAAVAEAVTSEYPVPVIRHGVEDVFGHSGKADELMEKYGLTAENLVLKAEKAISMKN, via the coding sequence ATGAGTGAAATTATTGCTACCAGAGAAGCGTATGGACGTGCTTTATGTAAGTGCGGAGACAGAGAGGATATAGTAGTGTTCGATGCGGATCTGACCATTTGCACAATGTCCTGCTACTTTGCGGAAAAATATCCGGACAGGTTTTTTAATGCAGGTATAGCAGAAGCCAATATGATAGGAATGTCCGCGGGAGTTGCCGCGACGGGTAAAACGGCTGTTTGTCACACGTTTGCAATGTTTGCCGCCGGAAGAGGATACGATCAGATCCGTAATTCTGTATGCTATCCCGGACTGAATGTTAAGGTCATCGGAACACATGCCGGATTATCTGTAGGAGAGGACGGGGCGACTCATCAATGTATCGAAGACTTGAGCTTAATGAGGACTATTCCCGGTATGACAGTTATCTGCCCTTGCGATGCGAACGAAACAGAAGAAGCTGTTAAAGCAATGCTTAATTTTGACGGTCCATGCTACCTGAGACTTGGCCGTTCCGGTGTTGAAAATATTACCGGACATATTTCTGATTATAAATTTGAATTGGGAAAAGGTGTTGTATTAAAGGACGGTGGAGATGTTTCCATTATTGCAACCGGACAAATGGTCCAGATAGCATTAACGGCTGCAAGAATTCTGGAGGATAAGGGAATCCATGCTATGGTAATCAATATGCATACCATAAAACCATTCGATAAAGAAATTGTCATGATGGCGGCCAGAAAGACGAGGGCTGTCGTTACTTCGGAAGAACATAATATTGTAGGGGGCCTGGGGGCGGCAGTAGCAGAAGCTGTGACCTCGGAGTATCCGGTACCGGTAATCCGTCATGGGGTGGAGGACGTGTTCGGACATTCCGGAAAGGCGGATGAGTTAATGGAAAAGTATGGATTGACAGCAGAAAATCTTGTGTTAAAAGCAGAAAAAGCAATTAGTATGAAAAACTGA
- a CDS encoding NAD(P)-dependent alcohol dehydrogenase has product MKAMITTGIQKMEMKEALRPKPEPGQVLVKIEYCGICGSDVHFYKDGRIGDHILEDDIVLGHEVSGIVTELGENVTQLQVGDRVAMEPGIACGKCSFCKSGLYNLCPEMVFFADPPVSGALQEYVVHPADLCFKLPDNVSTMEGALVEPLSVGLHAAGMGDVKLGQSIIILGTGCIGLVTLLACKARGAAQIVVVDLYDKRLEFARKLGATHTINAKKDNVEDKIKEIFSGQGADVVFETAGSIVTIAQTPFLAKRGGTIVLVGQASESKVSYNFAEVMIKELTIKSVFRYRNSYPVAIAALSTKSIDVKQIVTHEFEFKDSKLAFDTVIKDAENVVKGVIRF; this is encoded by the coding sequence ATGAAAGCAATGATAACAACAGGCATACAGAAAATGGAAATGAAAGAAGCGCTGCGACCGAAGCCGGAGCCCGGGCAGGTACTGGTCAAAATCGAATATTGCGGTATTTGCGGATCAGATGTTCATTTTTATAAGGACGGCAGAATCGGAGATCATATTTTGGAAGATGATATCGTTCTTGGACATGAGGTGTCCGGAATTGTAACGGAACTGGGTGAAAATGTGACACAGCTGCAAGTCGGGGACAGAGTAGCCATGGAGCCGGGAATTGCCTGCGGAAAATGTAGCTTTTGCAAATCCGGATTATATAACCTATGTCCTGAAATGGTATTTTTTGCAGACCCTCCGGTATCCGGAGCACTGCAGGAATATGTTGTGCATCCGGCCGATTTGTGCTTTAAGCTGCCGGACAATGTTTCGACTATGGAGGGAGCATTAGTAGAGCCGCTTTCCGTCGGACTGCATGCTGCCGGGATGGGGGATGTGAAGCTGGGGCAGAGCATCATTATTCTAGGAACAGGATGTATCGGCCTTGTTACATTGCTGGCATGTAAAGCAAGAGGTGCGGCCCAGATCGTCGTAGTGGATTTGTACGATAAGCGTCTCGAGTTTGCCAGGAAACTGGGAGCTACACATACTATCAATGCGAAAAAAGATAATGTGGAAGATAAGATCAAAGAGATATTTAGCGGTCAGGGGGCAGATGTAGTATTTGAAACGGCAGGTTCTATCGTCACGATAGCTCAGACACCGTTCCTGGCTAAGCGCGGAGGAACTATTGTGTTAGTGGGGCAAGCCTCCGAAAGCAAGGTATCTTATAATTTTGCTGAGGTTATGATCAAGGAATTAACAATAAAATCTGTATTCCGTTACAGGAATTCTTATCCGGTAGCCATTGCAGCTTTAAGCACGAAGTCAATTGATGTAAAGCAGATTGTTACACATGAGTTCGAATTCAAGGATTCGAAGCTGGCATTTGATACTGTCATAAAAGACGCAGAAAATGTGGTAAAGGGTGTTATCCGTTTTTAA
- a CDS encoding transketolase produces MKIREKGLEAVQAAGSGHIGGSFSLADILAVLYFDKMRVDPQNPKDPDRDRFVLSKGHCTPAMYAALALKGFFPESELKNFRSINSNLSGHVEMTKIPGVDMSAGSLGQGFSAAVGMAVSGKVYHKDYYVYTVIGDGELQEGQIWEAFMAAGNYKLDHLIAIIDNNNLQIDGTIEEVMSPYPIDEKLKAFKWNVLKADGHDPEQLANVIDAAKQCKNMPSVIIAKTVKGRGVSFMENNPGWHGKTPDAEQYGRAFEELNKHIAEWEAKL; encoded by the coding sequence ATGAAAATCCGTGAAAAGGGATTAGAAGCTGTGCAGGCAGCCGGTTCCGGACATATAGGAGGATCGTTTTCCCTGGCGGATATTTTAGCAGTTCTTTATTTCGATAAAATGAGGGTTGATCCCCAAAATCCTAAAGATCCTGATCGTGACCGTTTTGTGCTTTCTAAAGGACATTGTACGCCGGCAATGTATGCAGCTCTGGCACTAAAAGGCTTCTTTCCGGAAAGTGAGCTGAAGAACTTCAGAAGTATTAACAGCAATTTATCCGGACATGTCGAGATGACTAAAATTCCCGGAGTGGATATGTCGGCCGGCTCCCTGGGGCAAGGATTCTCGGCCGCGGTAGGAATGGCGGTTTCTGGTAAGGTTTATCATAAGGATTATTACGTCTATACAGTTATTGGAGATGGTGAATTGCAGGAGGGGCAGATTTGGGAGGCCTTTATGGCTGCCGGAAATTATAAGCTGGATCATCTGATTGCCATCATAGATAATAATAACCTGCAAATTGACGGTACTATTGAGGAAGTGATGTCTCCTTATCCTATTGATGAAAAATTAAAGGCCTTTAAGTGGAATGTACTTAAGGCCGACGGTCATGACCCGGAACAACTGGCAAATGTAATTGATGCGGCAAAGCAATGCAAAAATATGCCTTCAGTTATTATTGCGAAGACGGTAAAGGGCCGGGGAGTTTCTTTCATGGAGAATAATCCGGGCTGGCATGGAAAGACGCCGGATGCAGAACAGTACGGCAGGGCGTTCGAAGAATTAAATAAGCATATTGCAGAGTGGGAGGCAAAGCTATGA
- a CDS encoding M23 family metallopeptidase, which translates to MKRLIRFCEKIKYLGLLGLLSLFWDNRLLNFLWLFWLFGFVGIFYNFPVFLQSLKQIWGMLAAPFKYRFHMPNAENYQCKVGYSLPFGGAWTAVNGGIDKKHSHSWGIQAQRYAYDFVILDEAGHSFSGEYTKLTDYYCYGKEVLSPADGEVVEIRNKYPDSLLLGYGQADCSARDIRGNYILIRHADKEYGLLAHLQPGSVCVKPGDTVKRGQCVAYCGNSGNTSEPHLHFHLQDGISFYTSAGLPIEFTGITRFPAPNYTVYDSRRVLISGSLSKYIFRGLRVSNTQQTF; encoded by the coding sequence TTGAAACGGTTGATCAGATTTTGTGAGAAAATCAAATATTTAGGGCTTTTAGGCTTGTTAAGTCTGTTTTGGGATAATAGACTGCTAAATTTCCTATGGTTGTTCTGGCTCTTTGGATTTGTCGGCATTTTTTATAATTTTCCTGTATTTCTGCAATCGCTGAAACAGATATGGGGAATGCTGGCGGCTCCTTTCAAGTACCGCTTTCATATGCCCAATGCAGAAAATTATCAATGTAAAGTGGGATATTCTTTGCCTTTTGGAGGAGCATGGACAGCAGTCAACGGCGGCATTGACAAAAAGCATTCCCATTCATGGGGAATTCAAGCCCAAAGATATGCTTATGATTTTGTCATACTTGATGAAGCGGGGCATAGTTTTTCCGGTGAATATACAAAGCTTACGGACTATTATTGCTACGGCAAAGAAGTTTTATCTCCGGCAGATGGAGAGGTGGTCGAGATTCGGAACAAATATCCCGACAGTCTTCTATTGGGATATGGTCAGGCCGATTGTTCCGCGAGAGATATAAGGGGCAACTATATCCTCATTCGTCACGCCGATAAGGAATATGGACTTCTGGCCCATTTGCAGCCCGGAAGTGTTTGCGTAAAACCGGGTGATACCGTAAAGCGCGGACAGTGCGTTGCTTATTGCGGTAATTCAGGGAACACTTCAGAGCCACATCTGCATTTTCATTTGCAGGACGGTATTAGTTTTTATACCTCGGCAGGACTTCCCATTGAATTTACCGGGATTACAAGATTTCCCGCTCCTAATTACACCGTTTATGATTCCCGCCGCGTTCTAATCTCTGGATCATTGTCAAAATACATCTTTCGAGGGCTGCGCGTTTCAAATACGCAGCAGACCTTTTAA
- a CDS encoding ribulokinase: MEDRYVIGLDFGTLSGRAVLVSCENGDVLADDVKEYAHKVMSDYLPDKVTGLKGNCALQHPRDYLDVMKATVKNVMKKSGINKDEIIGISMDFTSCTILPIDENAVPLCMKKEYEHRPHAYAKLWKHHGAQTDADIINDILKDYHESDKERFAGKVSPELLIPKIMEIIREDYEIYEKADEILEAGDWLTRVITNSEKRSGSMAGYKAWWLPEKGYPESEFFALLDSKLEHVVKDKLGEEVCPIGNSIGNLTDLWAEYLGLLPGTPVGASIIDSHAGVPGSGIYRKGQMMLVAGTSSVIIALSDKPFSGKGICGTYKGGIIPDYYALESGLAAVGDMLQWFIQNSVPAEYFLAADRNEVTIHEYLSMLAGSYKAGENGLIALDWWNGNKTPHVDGELSGMLIGISMKTKPEEIYRALIESTAYGTRMIVETMKEAGIEIDEITASGGIAAKNPFFMQIYADVLGIPIGVAASSQTAALGSAIYAAVAAGASEGGYDTIEEAVAAMSKTKEKIYFPIADNVIKYNQIYREYRILTDYFGPEGNAVLKKLSVWKSETTN, translated from the coding sequence ATGGAAGATAGATATGTAATTGGTTTGGACTTTGGAACCTTATCGGGAAGGGCAGTTTTGGTAAGCTGCGAAAACGGGGATGTTCTTGCAGATGATGTAAAGGAATATGCTCATAAGGTCATGTCGGATTATCTGCCTGATAAGGTAACCGGATTAAAAGGCAACTGCGCGTTGCAGCATCCCCGGGATTATTTGGATGTGATGAAGGCAACTGTCAAAAATGTAATGAAAAAAAGTGGAATTAATAAAGACGAGATTATTGGAATATCCATGGATTTTACGTCTTGTACCATACTTCCAATAGATGAAAATGCGGTTCCTCTTTGTATGAAAAAGGAATATGAGCACAGGCCTCACGCATATGCGAAGCTGTGGAAGCATCACGGAGCGCAGACAGATGCCGATATTATTAATGATATCCTGAAAGACTATCACGAATCTGATAAGGAAAGATTCGCCGGAAAAGTATCTCCTGAATTACTGATCCCCAAAATAATGGAAATTATCAGGGAAGATTATGAAATATATGAAAAGGCAGATGAAATATTAGAGGCAGGTGATTGGCTGACAAGAGTTATCACCAATTCTGAAAAGAGAAGTGGATCGATGGCAGGCTACAAAGCATGGTGGCTTCCTGAAAAAGGATATCCGGAAAGTGAGTTTTTTGCGCTGCTTGATAGTAAGCTGGAGCATGTAGTAAAAGATAAGCTGGGAGAAGAGGTTTGTCCCATAGGTAACAGTATCGGTAATTTAACAGATCTATGGGCTGAATATTTAGGATTGTTGCCGGGAACACCGGTTGGAGCAAGTATTATTGATTCTCATGCCGGGGTGCCCGGAAGTGGGATTTACCGTAAGGGACAAATGATGCTTGTGGCGGGAACCTCCAGTGTGATAATCGCACTCAGCGATAAACCATTTTCCGGCAAGGGCATCTGCGGAACATATAAGGGCGGGATCATACCGGATTATTATGCTTTGGAATCCGGCCTGGCTGCAGTGGGAGATATGCTGCAGTGGTTTATTCAAAACAGTGTTCCTGCGGAATACTTTCTTGCGGCCGATAGGAATGAAGTGACAATCCACGAGTACTTATCGATGTTAGCCGGTTCCTATAAAGCAGGAGAAAACGGACTGATCGCTTTGGATTGGTGGAATGGAAATAAAACACCTCATGTGGACGGTGAGCTGTCCGGAATGCTGATCGGTATATCCATGAAGACAAAACCGGAAGAGATATACAGGGCGCTTATAGAAAGTACAGCTTATGGAACGAGAATGATTGTAGAAACGATGAAGGAAGCGGGCATAGAAATAGATGAAATAACAGCGAGCGGAGGAATAGCAGCTAAAAATCCATTCTTTATGCAAATTTATGCGGATGTTTTGGGCATTCCAATTGGAGTTGCGGCAAGCAGTCAGACGGCGGCTTTGGGTTCCGCCATATACGCGGCAGTTGCTGCTGGTGCCAGCGAAGGAGGCTATGATACTATTGAAGAAGCCGTAGCGGCAATGAGCAAGACCAAAGAAAAGATTTATTTTCCAATTGCAGATAATGTGATTAAATATAATCAGATTTATCGGGAATACCGGATATTGACGGATTATTTCGGCCCGGAGGGCAATGCTGTTCTAAAAAAACTTAGTGTATGGAAATCTGAGACAACGAATTGA
- a CDS encoding sugar ABC transporter ATP-binding protein, which translates to MEDNIKMELKNVYKSFPGVKALDDVSFKLKKGTVHVICGENGAGKSTLMKVLYGIYQPDKGEIIIDGQSARINSPVDARNYGISMIFQELSFVPDMTLEENLFLGRWIKKGAFMDWKAIRKETVRLLENEGLPYKPNTLMRSMSVSNIQMVEILKAISFNAEILIMDEPTSSISNKDVEFLIDKIEALRSRGMSIIYISHKMDEIFRIADEITILRDGKSVATLQKEDTNIDEVIELMVGRKLENQYPKEKVEITDELLRVENLSKQNIFHDISFHVNKGEIVGFAGLVGAGRTETMNSLFGLDKYDKGEIYLRGEKVYFRNVREAIAAGIAMVTEDRRRFGIVPVRSVMENASLAVLKKYFYKGYNHKAKETADIAGVFQKVRVKTPDLKTPIENLSGGNQQKVILAKWMLCDSEVLILDEPTRGIDVGAKKEIYELITSFARSGKGIVMISSELPELIGMCDRIYVMKEGEITGCLENGELFTQEAIMNFAVS; encoded by the coding sequence ATGGAAGATAACATCAAGATGGAGTTGAAAAACGTATACAAATCGTTTCCGGGAGTAAAAGCATTGGATGATGTTAGTTTTAAATTGAAAAAAGGAACTGTACATGTGATATGCGGAGAAAATGGTGCCGGAAAATCTACTTTAATGAAAGTTCTATATGGAATATACCAGCCGGATAAGGGAGAAATAATAATTGATGGCCAGTCTGCCAGAATCAATTCTCCGGTGGATGCCAGGAATTATGGAATATCCATGATTTTTCAGGAATTATCTTTTGTGCCCGATATGACGCTGGAAGAAAATTTATTCCTGGGCAGATGGATTAAAAAAGGGGCTTTTATGGATTGGAAGGCGATTCGTAAAGAAACCGTGAGGCTGCTTGAAAATGAGGGACTGCCATATAAACCTAATACATTGATGCGTTCTATGAGTGTTTCCAATATTCAGATGGTGGAAATATTAAAAGCTATTTCCTTCAATGCGGAAATTTTAATTATGGATGAGCCAACGTCTTCAATTTCGAATAAAGATGTGGAATTCCTGATAGATAAAATAGAAGCTTTGCGTTCCCGCGGCATGAGTATTATTTACATATCGCATAAAATGGATGAGATCTTCCGGATTGCGGATGAAATAACTATATTGAGGGACGGAAAAAGCGTTGCTACTTTGCAGAAAGAGGATACTAACATAGATGAAGTGATCGAATTAATGGTAGGCAGAAAATTGGAAAACCAATATCCGAAAGAAAAAGTAGAAATAACGGATGAACTGCTTCGGGTGGAGAACTTATCAAAGCAAAACATATTCCATGATATCAGTTTTCATGTTAATAAAGGTGAAATCGTCGGGTTTGCCGGACTGGTGGGAGCCGGAAGAACGGAGACCATGAATTCTCTTTTCGGTCTGGATAAGTACGATAAAGGCGAAATTTATTTGAGGGGAGAAAAGGTATACTTCAGGAATGTACGCGAAGCGATTGCGGCGGGGATAGCCATGGTTACCGAGGACAGGCGCAGATTTGGAATCGTTCCGGTCCGAAGCGTTATGGAAAATGCTTCTTTGGCGGTCCTGAAGAAATATTTCTATAAAGGCTATAATCACAAAGCGAAAGAAACTGCCGATATCGCCGGAGTATTCCAAAAAGTAAGGGTTAAAACCCCCGATTTGAAAACTCCGATAGAAAACTTAAGCGGCGGCAATCAGCAAAAGGTCATACTGGCAAAATGGATGCTTTGTGACAGTGAGGTTCTTATACTGGATGAGCCCACGCGAGGTATCGATGTAGGTGCCAAAAAGGAAATCTATGAATTAATAACTTCATTTGCCAGAAGCGGTAAGGGCATCGTCATGATATCTTCCGAATTGCCGGAGCTGATAGGAATGTGTGACCGTATCTACGTTATGAAGGAAGGAGAAATAACAGGATGTCTGGAAAACGGGGAATTGTTTACACAGGAAGCTATCATGAATTTTGCAGTATCATAA
- a CDS encoding helix-turn-helix transcriptional regulator: MALKTKMREYRAKQNLTQDELAALTGVRRETIINLEKGRYNPSLKLAMDIARVFSCTVEELFFFSEEENN; encoded by the coding sequence ATGGCATTGAAGACAAAAATGCGTGAATATAGGGCAAAGCAGAACTTGACACAGGATGAACTGGCAGCCCTGACAGGGGTGCGCAGGGAAACGATCATTAACCTGGAAAAAGGCCGGTACAATCCATCATTGAAGCTTGCTATGGATATTGCCAGGGTATTCTCCTGTACGGTTGAGGAATTATTTTTCTTTAGTGAGGAGGAGAATAATTGA
- a CDS encoding DUF3796 domain-containing protein, producing the protein MKFNKLGFLSILALLGFLGFTVHRPLLGFFGFAYYLRYFFVTPDEMFRHNVRKAASIGFFSGVWATGLSIAVYLLFPPFLSSNMVLASCYVVSVFCFTIALLVLEMKEQWED; encoded by the coding sequence GTGAAATTCAATAAATTGGGGTTTTTATCAATCCTTGCGCTTTTAGGATTTCTGGGATTTACTGTTCATAGACCGCTTCTTGGTTTTTTCGGCTTTGCCTATTACTTACGGTACTTTTTTGTGACACCGGATGAGATGTTTAGGCACAATGTTAGAAAAGCGGCAAGTATTGGCTTCTTTTCAGGTGTTTGGGCTACGGGTCTTTCTATTGCCGTCTATCTTTTGTTTCCGCCATTTTTATCAAGCAATATGGTGTTGGCATCCTGCTATGTCGTCTCCGTATTTTGTTTCACCATCGCACTTTTAGTTCTTGAAATGAAAGAGCAATGGGAGGATTAA
- a CDS encoding ABC transporter permease, which translates to MSKEKNVWDISKYISKYSLFLILIIMITVCSFANENFLTVPNLLNVVKQQSVYILLALGAMLLISAGCLDLAAGSNLALASVVSLIVYIRLPNVFIAFAAAITVAVVCNLVSGLMVTNFNTPPFIATLAMQLISRGLALYITKGQNMSGVGPDLAAVGQGSTFGIPNSIYIMLILFLITVYITKQTKLGRSIYAVGGNEAAANGSGINVKAVKLKTYTLNGILTGVAATIYLSRVNSAMPNGAQSYEFDAMIATIVGGTSFSGGVGSAVGTVIGAFIVGFLNNIMNLIGIDSYLQQVVRGIIIGGAVIWDIYFKNKKTFTKS; encoded by the coding sequence ATGAGTAAAGAAAAAAATGTATGGGATATTTCAAAGTATATTTCCAAATACAGTCTATTTCTTATTTTAATTATAATGATTACAGTATGCAGCTTTGCGAACGAAAATTTTCTGACAGTACCCAATTTACTGAATGTTGTTAAGCAGCAGTCCGTTTATATTTTATTGGCATTAGGCGCAATGCTTCTTATCTCTGCCGGCTGTCTCGATCTCGCGGCAGGCTCCAATCTGGCTTTGGCAAGTGTTGTATCTCTTATTGTTTATATAAGACTGCCGAATGTTTTTATTGCATTTGCAGCCGCGATAACGGTAGCTGTTGTCTGCAACTTAGTCAGCGGATTAATGGTGACAAATTTTAATACGCCTCCCTTTATAGCAACTCTGGCAATGCAATTGATTTCAAGGGGACTGGCACTATATATTACAAAGGGCCAGAATATGTCGGGAGTCGGACCGGATCTTGCGGCGGTAGGGCAAGGAAGTACCTTTGGAATTCCCAATAGTATTTATATAATGCTTATTCTGTTTCTTATTACCGTTTACATAACAAAGCAAACAAAATTAGGGCGTTCTATTTATGCAGTCGGCGGCAATGAAGCGGCGGCAAACGGTTCCGGCATCAATGTAAAGGCGGTTAAATTAAAAACTTATACGCTAAACGGCATTTTAACCGGTGTAGCAGCAACAATATATCTTTCACGCGTAAACAGTGCTATGCCAAATGGAGCACAAAGCTATGAATTCGATGCCATGATAGCGACGATTGTAGGCGGAACCAGTTTTTCCGGTGGGGTCGGATCCGCGGTGGGGACTGTAATAGGAGCTTTTATAGTAGGTTTTTTGAATAACATTATGAATCTGATAGGAATTGATTCATATCTCCAGCAAGTGGTAAGGGGAATAATAATTGGGGGAGCTGTTATTTGGGATATCTACTTTAAAAATAAAAAAACATTTACTAAAAGCTGA
- a CDS encoding sugar ABC transporter substrate-binding protein has product MRKVLKKLTVVTIVMSMMLTMAGCGAVPSSAGGGTEEAAKDEGKYKVLFVCRNRADTFAARLATAFQQYADDTYADEFDFDIQDAQADSDKENQIIEQAVAAGYDCIIVQPNDSDSQTPYVKSAVEAGVKVITTNAGIRDIEGASWIDADPYEQGKVIANLAVENAPENARVVIMSCNPGNLHTESRLQAYNDIFVAERTDCEILAQKICTKADSATFMETMEDWVQAYGKIDVCLTIGDDLAKACYEVVKDDPTFSETQYYAVDANPDALLRIKLGTQTATVMQDTTELAQKNLDAAHKLLTGEEEVIEETIETILITQENVDKYIEYYMEQGALTQEEYDAALK; this is encoded by the coding sequence ATGAGAAAGGTATTAAAAAAACTAACGGTAGTGACAATTGTTATGAGTATGATGCTGACAATGGCGGGGTGTGGTGCCGTCCCCAGCTCGGCAGGGGGAGGAACGGAGGAAGCTGCAAAAGATGAAGGAAAATATAAAGTACTGTTTGTGTGCAGAAATAGAGCAGATACTTTTGCTGCGCGTTTAGCAACCGCTTTTCAGCAGTATGCAGATGATACCTATGCGGATGAATTTGATTTTGATATTCAGGATGCACAGGCCGACAGCGATAAGGAGAACCAAATCATTGAGCAGGCCGTTGCCGCCGGCTATGACTGCATTATTGTTCAGCCCAATGACAGCGATTCCCAGACTCCCTATGTAAAATCCGCAGTGGAAGCAGGGGTAAAGGTAATCACTACTAACGCTGGAATACGTGATATTGAAGGCGCATCATGGATTGATGCAGACCCTTATGAACAAGGAAAAGTAATTGCAAATCTGGCAGTTGAAAATGCTCCTGAAAATGCAAGGGTAGTGATCATGTCATGTAACCCCGGTAATTTGCATACGGAAAGCCGCTTACAGGCATACAATGATATCTTTGTCGCAGAAAGAACGGATTGCGAAATTCTGGCTCAGAAGATCTGTACGAAAGCCGATTCGGCAACCTTTATGGAAACAATGGAAGACTGGGTGCAGGCTTACGGTAAGATCGACGTTTGTCTTACGATAGGAGATGACCTCGCTAAGGCCTGCTATGAAGTGGTAAAAGATGATCCTACCTTTTCGGAAACGCAGTATTATGCAGTTGATGCTAATCCAGATGCTCTTTTAAGAATCAAACTGGGAACCCAAACGGCAACCGTAATGCAGGATACGACAGAATTGGCGCAAAAGAATCTGGATGCTGCACATAAACTGTTGACCGGTGAAGAAGAGGTTATAGAAGAAACGATTGAAACTATTTTAATTACACAGGAAAATGTGGATAAATACATTGAATATTATATGGAGCAGGGTGCACTTACGCAGGAGGAATATGATGCGGCCTTGAAGTAA
- a CDS encoding ROK family transcriptional regulator has product MAKTNMEVKRMNRNTIFRYILKKDIVSKLDIAEALHLSVPTVAQGLMDLEEKGLVTEEGVFDSTGGRKAKRYSCIKAAKTALGVDITANHINIVMVDLAEQSIISVRKKFKIFYDNDTSYTVLKDEIEKVIYDSGVAYDSILGMGISLPAIIDKSGEVIYASYEKMKIDADFHHILSGHFSFPILLTNDANSGGRAEANLLEDVDDVIYFSLSQTVGGSIMINRQLFYGQNQRGGEFGHMTLMVDGPACYCGRKGCVDIYCSSVILSDETEGNLELFFRKVEEGEEKCVRIWDGYLDNLAIAVHNLYMVFDSDIIIGGYVGIHIGKYLEDLKERVKKIDTHVKNADFIRASKLKYEAPAIGAASIFIEEFRKQI; this is encoded by the coding sequence ATGGCAAAGACTAACATGGAAGTAAAAAGAATGAATCGGAATACTATTTTTCGGTACATACTCAAAAAGGATATTGTCTCTAAATTGGATATTGCTGAGGCTTTGCATCTTAGTGTGCCTACTGTTGCTCAGGGCCTTATGGATCTGGAAGAGAAAGGATTGGTCACGGAAGAAGGTGTGTTTGATTCCACGGGAGGAAGAAAGGCAAAGCGGTATTCCTGCATCAAGGCTGCAAAGACAGCACTGGGAGTAGATATTACGGCAAATCATATAAATATAGTAATGGTTGATCTGGCGGAGCAAAGCATAATATCCGTAAGGAAGAAATTTAAAATCTTTTATGATAATGACACGTCATATACTGTGTTAAAAGACGAAATAGAAAAAGTCATATATGACAGCGGCGTTGCTTATGACAGCATATTAGGCATGGGTATTTCTTTGCCCGCTATTATAGATAAATCGGGTGAGGTTATATATGCTTCCTATGAAAAAATGAAAATAGATGCTGATTTCCATCATATATTAAGCGGGCATTTTTCTTTTCCCATACTCTTGACCAATGATGCCAACAGCGGAGGACGTGCGGAAGCAAATCTGCTGGAGGATGTGGATGATGTCATATATTTTTCATTGAGCCAAACCGTTGGTGGTTCTATTATGATCAACAGACAGCTGTTTTACGGGCAAAATCAAAGAGGAGGAGAATTCGGCCACATGACATTAATGGTGGACGGACCTGCTTGTTACTGCGGAAGAAAGGGCTGTGTGGATATATATTGTTCTTCTGTCATCTTATCTGACGAAACGGAGGGGAATCTGGAGCTGTTTTTTAGAAAAGTGGAAGAAGGGGAAGAAAAATGTGTGAGGATATGGGACGGCTATCTGGATAATTTAGCGATTGCGGTTCACAATCTTTATATGGTTTTTGACAGTGATATCATTATTGGCGGCTATGTAGGCATACACATCGGAAAGTATCTGGAAGACTTGAAAGAAAGAGTAAAAAAAATCGATACTCATGTTAAAAATGCCGATTTTATAAGGGCGTCAAAGCTTAAATACGAAGCTCCGGCGATAGGTGCCGCCTCTATTTTCATCGAAGAGTTCAGGAAACAGATATAG